The following is a genomic window from Paenibacillus thiaminolyticus.
TTTCCAAGATCGTCTTTGAAGATGTACGCTTTTTGCGTCATCAAATCAACGATACCTACGAAATCATTCTCTGCGCCGATAGGCAACTGAAGCGCCACAGCATTCGCTTGCAAACGGTCTTTCATGGACTGGATGACATTAAGGAAGTCAGCGCCAATGATGTCCATTTTGTTGACGTAAGCAATACGAGGTACGCCGTAACGGTCGGCTTGACGCCATACCGTCTCGGATTGTGGCTCAACGCCTTCTTTTGCAGAGAAAACGCCTACGGCTCCGTCCAATACGCGAAGGGAACGCTCAACCTCTACCGTAAAGTCAACGTGGCCCGGAGTGTCGATAATATTAACGCGGTGACCTTTCCATTGTGCGGTCGTTGCCGCCGATGTAATCGTGATACCGCGCTCTTGTTCTTGCGCCATCCAGTCCATTGTCGCGGAACCTTCATGGGTTTCACCAATCTTATGAGTACGACCGGTGTAGAACAGAATACGCTCCGTTGTCGTTGTTTTACCGGCATCGATGTGAGCCATAATCCCGATATTACGCGTATTTGCCAAGGAGAACTGTCTTGCCATGGAGTGATCTCCCTTCAAATTGGGTTAGGTAACTCAATAATCGAGACCCGCTCAGCTGAATCCTACCAGCGGTAGTGAGCATACGCTTTGTTTGCTTCAGCCATTTTATGCGTATCTTCGCGCTTCTTAACAGCAGCGCCTGTATTGTTGGAAGCATCGATAATCTCTGCTGCCAGACGTTCTTGCATGGTCTTCTCACCGCGGTTGCGAGAGTAGTTGACCAACCAGCGCAATCCCAACGAAGTGCGGCGCTCTGGCTTCACTTCGATAGGCACTTGATAGTTCGAACCGCCGACACGGCGAGCCTTAACTTCAAGGACCGGCATGATATTCTTCAATGCTGCTTCAAACACTTCCATAGGATCTTTCCCCGTGCGTTCTTGAATGAGCGTGAAAGAATCATATAGAATAGTTTGAGCAACACCACGTTTACCGTCGATCATGATGCGGTTAATCAGGCGAGTAACCAACTTGCTGTTATACACCGGATCCGGCAGCACGTCGCGCTTAGGAACTGGACCTTTGCGTGGCATGTGAATCCCCCTTTCCAAATAACTTCACAAGCAGAAGCGAGTCCGTCTTCCTCTCCCGAGGAATGCGTCTCTCTCTGTAACGGAATATGATAGGTGCACTATCCTATCCCAAGTGATCGCGATTAGGATTTCTTCGCTTTCGGACGCTTCGTACCGTACTTGGAACGAGCTTGCATGCGGTTGTTCACCCCAGCAGTATCCAATGCACCGCGAACGATGTGGTAACGAACCCCCGGAAGGTCTTTAACCCGGCCCCCGCGCACGAGTACAACGCTGTGCTCCTGCAGGTTGTGGCCGATACCTCCGATGTAAGCAGTAACCTCAACACGGTTCGTCAAGCGAACACGGGCATACTTACGAAGTGCAGAGTTCGGTTTTTTCGGTGTCATCGTACCTACACGAGTGCAGACACCGCGTTTTTGAGGCGCGCTCAAATCCGTTTCTTCGCGCTTCAGCGCGTTGTATCCTCTTTGCAAAGCTGGGGACTTGGATTTAGTTACTTTGTCTTTGCGGCCTTTACGTACCAATTGGTTAATTGTTGGCATGTTGGCACCCCCTTCCTATAAGTTTCAACACCTTTTACAATTCATTCATTTAAGCCCACAGATCCAGGTGGTTCATAAATGAACAAATGAAATGTTTTTGCCATAGGACTTCCCCCGACAAAAACAATAGGTTTGCTTATGAATCCGTGTTGACGACAGCCACTGCAGCTGCGCCGACCTCGATGCCGCACGCCTTGCCAAGCTCGCGCATCGTCTCGACATATGTCAGCTTGATGCCCTGCTTCTCGCACAGTGCGATAATCTTCGAAGTCACTCGCGCATCGGCGTCTTCCGCCACATATACCTCGGCGGCTAAGCCTTGCTCAACCACCTTCAGTGTCTGCTTGGTCCCAATCTTAATCTTCTCATCCTGTAACCCTTTATCATAAGACATGAATCATGTTCCTCCAAAAGTACAGGTCATTGCCTTGGGCACACTACGATATAGTAGCACTTTCGATTTCATGTGTCAAGAAATTATTTTTAGTTGAAAGAAAGCCTCCAAACGCCACCGTGAAGCATGCCGCCAGGCCGCCCCTTAAGCGGGCGGCAGGCGGCATGTTGCACGATTCTATTATTCGGCTACGCCGACACCGGCGGTGTCAAGCGCTTCTTCCGTCTCTTCTTCCATCAACGGGTTGATCAGCTTCACGCTGCGGTAGCGGTTCATGCCGGTACCCGCCGGGATCAGCTTCCCGATGATAACATTCTCCTTCAGGCCGAGCAGTTGGTCGACCTTGCCCTTGATTGCGGCGTCGGTCAGGACACGTGTCGTCTCCTGGAACGATGCAGCCGACAGGAAGGAATCAGTCTCCAGCGACGCCTTCGTAATACCGAGCAGCACCGGCTTGGCGACAGCCGGCTCTTTGCCGGACAGGATCGCATTCTTGTTCGCTGCTTCGTATTCATGAAGGTCGACATACGAGCCTGGAAGAAGCGTCGTGTCTCCCGCGTCGACAATGCGGATCTTCCGCAGCATCTGCTTAATCATAACCTCAACGTGCTTGTCGTTGATTTCTACCCCTTGGTTCCGGTATACGCGCTGAACTTCCTGGAGGATGTAGTTCTGCACGCCGCGGATACCTTTGATGCGCAGCATCTCTTTCGGGTCGATGGAGCCGTCCGTAATCTCGTCCCCGGCCTCGATAGCCATGCCTTCGGTGACACGGATACGAGAGCCGTAGGTCACGGAGTATACTTTGGTCTCCGCTTCGCCTTGAACCTCTACCTCGCGGCGGTCCTTCGCTTCGCGGATCTCTTTGACGACACCGTCGATCTCGGAAATGATCGCTTGCCCCTTCGGATTGCGCGCCTCGAACAACTCCTGGATACGCGGCAAACCTTGGGTAATATCGTCTCCGGCGACGCCCCCGGTATGGAACGTACGCATCGTGAGCTGGGTTCCCGGCTCACCGATCGATTGCGCGGCGATGATGCCGACCGCTTCCCCGATCTCGACGTGCTTGCCTGTCGCCAGGTTGCGGCCGTAGCAGATTTTGCAGACGCCGTGACGGGCGCGGCAGCTCAACACGGAGCGAATCATCAGCTTCTTCACGCCCGCATTGACGATTGCTTCGGCTTTGTCGGTATCGATGAGCTCGTTCCGGTTCACCAGCACTTCGCCCGTCTCCGGATGACGCACCGTCTCGAACGAATAACGTCCCTCGATACGGTCGTACAAGCCTTCGATAACTTCCTTCCCGTCGGAGATGTTGCTGACGAGGAAGCCTTTGTCCGTGCCGCAATCGTCCTCGCGCACGATCACGTCCTGCGCGACGTCGACGAGACGGCGGGTCAAGTAACCAGAGTCCGCCGTACGAAGCGCGGTATCGGCGAGACCTTTCCGCGCGCCGTGCGTCGAGATGAAGTACTCCAAGACGGTCAGGCCTTCGCGGAAGTTCGATTTGATTGGCAATTCAATAATCCGTCCGGACGGGTTCGCCATGAGACCGCGCATCCCGCCGAGCTGGGTAATCTGCGATTTGTTACCCCGCGCCTTGGAATCGACCATGAGCATGATGGAGTTGTAGCGGTCCATCGATTTCATGAGGATCTCCGTGATGCGGTCCTTCGTATCCGACCAGATCTCGATAACACGGTCATACCGCTCGTCGTTCGTAATCAGACCGCGACGGTATTGATTCGTAATCACCTTGACCTTCTCTTCGGACTCCTTGAGGATCTCCACCTTCTCCTGCGGCACGATAACGTCCGCGACCGCGATCGTAATGCCTGCGCGGGTAGAGTACGTGAATCCAATCTGCTTGATCCGGTCCAGGATGACCGAAGTAAGCGTTGTATGGAATACATCGAAGCAGCGGGCAATAATTTGACCGAGATAGTCTTTGCCTACCGCGCCCGATTGCGGAATGCTCTGGAGAATCTCCTGAATATTCGCGCCTTTTTCATGAATAAAGTAGAGATCCGGCGTTCCCTCGAACAAGTTGCGCTTAGTAGGCTCGTTGATATAAGGGAATTCCGACGGGAATATTTCATTGAAAATGATACGTCCCACTGTCGTCACGAGCAGCGCTTCCTGCTGCTTATCCGTGAACGAGGTCTTGTTCAGCGCTCTGGCCGGAATGACGACGCGCGCATGCAAGGAGGCCGTTCCGCGCTGGTAGGCGGATACCGCTTCATTGACAGAGGCGAAGATCATGCCGGAGCCTTTGGCTTCCTTGTTGTCCATCGTCAGGTAGAACGATCCGAGAACCATATCCTGGGATGGCGTAACGACCGGCTTGCCGTCTTTCGGGTTCAAGATGTTGCCGGACGCCAGCATGAGCAGGCGGGCTTCCGCTTGTGCTTCTGCAGACAACGGCACGTGAACCGCCATCTGGTCACCGTCGAAGTCAGCGTTGTACGCCGTACAGACGAGCGGGTGAAGACGGATCGCGCGGCCTTCGACAAGGATTGGCTCGAACGCCTGGATACCGAGACGGTGAAGCGTCGGAGCGCGGTTCAACAGAACCGGATGCTCGCGGATCACTTCTTCAAGGACGTCCCATACTTCCGGACTGACGCGCTCGACTTTGCGCTTCGCGCTCTTGATGTTATGCGCCAAGCCTTTGTTCACGAGCTCTTTCATGACGAAAGGCTTGAACAGCTCCAGGGCCATTTCCTTCGGCAGACCGCATTGATACATCTTCAAATACGGGCCGACGACGATAACGGAACGTCCGGAATAGTCAACGCGCTTCCCGAGCAAGTTCTGACGGAAGCGGCCTTGCTTCCCTTTGAGCATATGGCTGAGCGACTTGAGCGGACGGTTCCCCGGTCCGGTAACTGGACGGCCGCGGCGCCCGTTGTCGATCAGAGCATCGACGGCTTCCTGCAGCATCCGCTTCTCGTTCTGCACGATGATGTCCGGCGCGCCCAGATCGAGAAGCCGCTTGAGGCGGTTGTTCCGGTTGATGACGCGGCGGTACAGATCGTTCAAGTCGGAGGTCGCGAAGCGTCCGCCGTCCAATTGGACCATCGGACGAAGCTCCGGCGGAATAACCGGCAGCACGTCGAGGATCATCCACTCCGGCGCGTTGCCCGAATTGCGGAATGCCTCGATGACTTCCAGACGCTTAATCGCGCGGTTGCGGCGTTGGCCTTGAGCCGTGCGCAGCTCTTCCTTCAGCATCGTCAGCTCTTTTTCCACATCCAGATCCTGGAGCAGCTTCTTAACGGCTTCCGCGCCCATGCCGGCCTGGAATGCATGGCCGTACTTCTCGCGGTAGCTGCGGTATTCCTTCTCCGACAACAGCTGCTTCTTCTCCAGCGGCGTATCGCCCGGATCCGTCACAACATAGGAGGCGAAGTAAATAATCTCTTCCAGTGAACGGGGCGACATGTCGAGAGCCAAGCCCATGCGGCTTGGAATGCCCTTGAAATACCAGATATGCGAGACGGGAGCAGCCAATTCGATATGGCCCATCCGTTCGCGGCGCACTTTCTGGCGCGTAACTTCAACGCCGCATCGATCACAGACGACGCCTTTGTAGCGCACCCGCTTATATTTGCCGCAGTGACATTCCCAGTCTTTCGTCGGTCCGAAGATCTTCTCGCAGAACAGGCCTTCTTTTTCCGGCTTGAGCGTGCGGTAGTTGATAGTCTCCGGCTTCTTGACTTCGCCACGGGACCAAGAACGAATCTTGTCGGGAGAGGCGAGCCCAATCTTCATATATTCAAAATTGTTGACGTCCATCAAGGAGCGACCCTCCTTAATTTGTACTAGAGTTCGCCGCTGTTGCACTTCTCACAGGAGCGGCAGGCTGTGTTCCAATCTATAGGGGCTGACGGTGGCCAGCAGCCGCTGTATTCAGCACGGCTTCCGGCCACCGTCGATACCAACGTGTCCTGATGCAGTTGCGGCGGCTTATTCCGCCACGTATTCGTCATCCATGCCAAGATTCAGCTTGTCTTGCGGAATATCATCGTCATCGTCGAATTCGCGCATTTCGATTTCTTCCTCGTTCTCTGTCAAAATCTTGACATCCATACCTAAGCTTTGCAGCTCTTTGATCAAGACCTTGAAGGACTCTGGAACACCTGGCTCCGGAACGTTCTCGCCCTTGACAATCGATTCATAGGTCTTCACCCGGCCGACAACGTCGTCGGATTTGACGGTAAGAATCTCTTGCAGCGTATAGGCGGCGCCGTAAGCTTCAAGCGCCCACACCTCCATCTCCCCGAAGCGCTGGCCGCCGAACTGGGCTTTACCGCCGAGCGGCTGCTGCGTAACGAGCGAGTATGGACCTGTGGAACGGGCGTGAATCTTGTCGTCAACCATGTGCGCGAGCTTAATCATGTACATGACGCCGACCGTAACTTCACGCTCGAACGGCTCGCCTGTACGGCCATCGTACAGGATGGTCTTGCCGTTGCGCTGCATGCCGGCTTCTTCCATCGTGTCGAATACGTCGTACTCGGTTGCACCATCGAAGACCGGCGTAGCCATATGCATGCCGAGGTAACGGGCAGCCATGCCCAAGTGAACCTCGAGCACCTGGCCGATGTTCATCCGGGAAGGAACGCCGAGCGGGTTCAATACGACTTGAACCGGCGTGCCATCCGGCAGGAACGGCATATCCTCTTCCGGCAGAATGCGGGCGATGACCCCTTTGTTACCGTGACGTCCCGCCATTTTATCCCCTTCGGATATTTTCCGTTTTTGGGCAATATAAGCACGTACCAGTTGGTTGACGCCTGGAGGCAGCTCATCGCCGTTCTCCCGCGTGAACACCTTGACGTCGACCACAATCCCGTCGGTTCCGTGCGGAACGCGCAGGGACGTGTCACGCACCTCACGCGCCTTTTCGCCGAAGATCGCGTGCAGGAGACGCTCTTCCGCCGTCAGCTCGGTAACCCCTTTTGGCGTTACTTTGCCGACGAGGATGTCGCCAGCCTTAATCTCGGCGCCGACACGGATAATGCCGCGTTCGTCAAGATTTTTCAGCGCTTCTTCCCCCACGTTCGGGATATCGCGCGTAATCTCTTCCGGCCCCAGCTTCGTGTCGCGGGCTTCCGACTCGTACTCCTCGATATGGATAGAGGTGTAGACGTCTTCTTTGACCAATTTCTCAGACAGCAGAATCGCATCCTCGTAGTTGTACCCTTCCCAAGTCATGAAGGCAACGACGACGTTGCGGCCCAGCGCCAGTTCGCCAACTTCCGTGGACGGACCGTCCGCCAAAATATCGCCCTTCTTGACGATATCGCCTCTCTTCGCCAGCGGGCGCTGGTTAATGCAGGTTCCTTGGTTGGAACGCATGAACTTCTGCAATTTATATTTGACGAGGTCACCCTTGACCTCTTTGCCGTCAATCATTTCAATGCGGCGGACTTGAACCTCGTTCGCCGTAACGCGCTCCACGATCCCGTCCACTTTGGACACGATGCAGACGCCAGAGTCCTTCGCAGACTTGTGCTCCATTCCGGTTCCGACGAATGGCGATTCCGGCACCAGCAGAGGCACCGCTTGCCGCTGCATGTTGGAACCCATGAGCGCACGGTTGGAGTCGTCGTTCTCCAGGAACGGAATGAGCGCGGTCGCAACCGACACGACCTGCTTCGGCGAGACGTCCATATAGTCAACGCGCTCGCTCGGCATCGTCAAAATATTGTCGGACTGCTTGTTGTAGCGGACGATAACCATATCATCCTGGAACGAACCGTCTTCATTCAACAGCGCGTTCGCCTGAGCGATAACGTAGTTGTCTTCCTCATCCGCCGTCATATAATCAATCTGTGCCGTGACCTTGCCGGTCTTCGGATCGACCCAACGATACGGAGCTTCGATGAAGCCGTACTCGTTGACGCGAGCGAAGGTGGACAAGGAGTTGATCAGACCAATGTTCGGACCTTCCGGCGTCTCGATCGGACACATCCGCCCATAGTGCGAGTGGTGAACGTCGCGGACTTCGAAGCCGGCGCGTTCCCGTGTCAGACCGCCAGGTCCGAGTGCAGACAGACGGCGCTTGTGCGTCAATTCCGCCAGCGGGTTCGTCTGGTCCATGAACTGGGACAGCTGCGAGCTGCCGAAGAACTCCTTGATCGAGGCGATGACCGGACGGATGTTGATCAGCGCTTGCGGCGTAATGACGCTCGCATCCTGAATGGACATCCGTTCACGCACGACGCGTTCCATCCGGGACAGACCGATACGGAACTGGTTCTGCAGCAATTCGCCGACCGAACGGAGACGGCGGTTGCCCAGATGGTCGATATCATCCGTGCTGCCGATACCATGCAGCAGGTTGATGAAATAGTTGATCGACGAGATGATATCGGCTGGCGTAATGTTCTTCACCGATTTGTCGATGTTGCCGTTGGAAATGACCTTGAGGACCTTGCCTTCCTCCAGCGGCGAGAATACATCGACGACCTGCATCGGAATGTCATCCGACTCCATTACTCCGCCTGCGACGTGATACGTCTTGAATCCGACGCCGCTCTCCAGGCGTGGCATGATCTCATCCAGCAGCCGGCGATCGATCATCTGCCCGGCTTCGGCTACGATCTCGCCTGTCTCCGCATCGACAAGCGTCTCGGCGAGGCGCTGGTTGAAGAGACGGTTCTTGATATGAAGCTTTTTATTAATCTTGTAACGGCCCACGTTGGCCAGATCATAACGTTTAGGATCGAAGAAACGTGCGATGAGCAAGCTTCTCGCATTATCCAATGTCGGCGGTTCACCCGGACGCAGGCGCTCATAGATTTCAATCAGCGCTTTTTCCGTAGAATCGGTATTGTCTTTATCCAGGGTGTTCCGGATGTATTCGTCCTGGCCAAGCAGCTCCAGAATTTGCTCGTCCGTACCGAAGCCCAAGGCGCGAAGAAGAACGGTGACCGGAATCTTCCGCGTACGGTCAATCCGGACATAAATGATATCCTTGGCGTCCGTCTCCAGTTCAAGCCATGCTCCACGGTTCGGGATGACGGTTGCCGTATATGTCTTCTTCCCGTTCTTGTCGACTTTCGTACTGAAATAGACACTTGGGGAGCGAACCAACTGGCTGACAATAACACGTTCCGCACCATTGATGATGAACGTGCCTGTCTCCGTCATGAGCGGGAAATCACCCATAAACACTTCTTGCTCTTTGACTTCTCCGGTCTCTTTATTGAGGAGACGCACTTTGACCCGGAGCGGTGCTGCATACGTTACATCGCGTTCCTTCGATTCATCGACTGAATACTTAGGCTCGCCCAAGCTGTAATCGATAAACTCCAGAACCAAGTTACCCGTGAAATCCTGAATCGGCGAAATGTCTTGGAACATCTCACGCAATCCTTCGTCCAAAAACCATTCGTACGATTTCTGTTGGATTTCAATCAAGTTCGGGACTTCGAGTACCTCTTTGATGCGCGCGTAGCTGCGCCGAGTGCGTCGACCATACTGAACAAGATGTCCTGCCAACTTTAACTCACCCCTCATGTCTACTCACAAAAATTGGATTGCGAATCCTTTTCGGTATCCTTTATAATAAAGTCCACGAAAGAGACTCTGAAAACGAGAAAATGGGTTGAACAAACAAAAAGAAAAACGTCCGCTCACGATAAAACGTCTTTTCCGATGGACGCCGTTTCTCCGTGCCGTCGTTTCCTGTTGTAGAACATCCTTCATATCCGATAGACTTGCCCAAAATGTAAACATTATACTTCATTTCACGAAAATGTATTCGTCTTTTCAAAAAAAAGCTTGACATTTTGGTCATGTAAAGACATGAAGGCCATCCTAATACTGACATTTTATAATAATACCACAACGGGCATGCCGAGTCAACTTCGAATTTAAACTATTCTTTGACGGCCCGATAGATGCGATACCCCTTCTCTTTGGTTACCAACTCCACTTGCTCCTCACCGAACAGCTCCCGAAGCTTGGCTTCCGCAGAAGGCGCCCCCTGCTTCTTCTGAATGACGATCCACAACGCTCCTCTATCATTCAAGTGAGCATATGATTGTTCAAAAATCCGGTGCACGACTTCTTTGCCGGCTCGTATCGGCGGGTTCGTCAAAATGACGTCGAAGGTTGACGAGCCGATGCCGTCCAATCCGTCGCTCTTGCACACGGTCACATTGGATGTGCCGTTGCGCTTCGCATTTTCCTGGGCCAGTTCCAGCGCCCGTTCATTCACATCCACCATCGTCACCTGCCCACGCGGAGCGAGCCTGGCCGCCGTCAGCCCGATAGGACCGTAGCCACAGCCGACGTCAAGTACCTGTGCACCATCCGGAATGTCCATGTTCTCAATCAGCACACGGCTTCCGAAGTCAACTCCGCCCTTCGAGAACACGCCGGCATCCGAGACGAACTGCAGCGTATGCCCGCGCAGTTCCGCCTTCCAATATTGCCGATCATGGGGCGTATCCGGCCGGTGACTGTAATAATGTCCCGTCAACTTCCACCCTCCTTCCGCTACGTTCAAAGTGCTGGTGTTCATTGGCTAAGATGCGCTAGCCTCTGTGATGCTCCAACCCTGTTCTTTGTCCTGCGCCCGAATGATGCGTCAAGGACAAGCGCGTCATGACGTCGTATCCTAGACAACGAACCCCTTGAATGTTCTTCAAGGGGTTCCGCACTTCAGCAAGCAAATACTATTTCAGTTCTACAGATGCGCCAGCTTCTTCGAGCTTCGCTTTTACTGCTTCTGCTTCGTCCTTGCTTACTTTTTCTTTCAATGGTTTTGGTGCGTTGTCTACGAGATCTTTCGCTTCTTTCAGGCCGAGACCTGTGATTTCGCGAACGACTTTGATGACGTTGATTTTGCCAGCGCCTGGGCTCGTCAGAATTACGTCGAATTCTGTTTGCTCAGCTGCACCAGCATCGCCAGCGCCGCCAGCCATAACTGCTACAGGAGCTGCAGCTGTTACGCCGAATTCTTCTTCGATTGCTTTAACCAGGTCGTTCAGTTCCAATACGGACATGCCTTTGATGGCTTCCAAGATTTGCTCTTTGCTCATGGTTAAACCTCCATATTCATAGTAAGTTATAGTAGAAAATGTTCACGTTCCCGCATGGGCACGAGTCTCTTACGCTTCTGCTTCTTGCTTCTCTGCGACCGCCTTGACGGCGAGTGCGAAGTTGCGCACAGGCGCTTGGAGCACGCTGAGCAACATGGACAGCAAGCCTTCGCGGGAAGGCAGCTCGGCCAGTGCTTTGATTTGAGCTACATCGACAACGCGGCCTTCGACCACGCCACCTTTGATCTCAAGAGCGTCATTTTTCTTCGCAAAATCGTTCAAAATCTTCGCAGGAGCTACTGCGTCTTCCGGGCTGAAAGCGATAGCCGTCGGTCCGGACAACACTTGATCCAGCTCGGACAATTCTGCTTCCGCTGTCGCACGGCGAACCAACGTGTTCTTCAACACTTGGAACTCAATGCCTGCTTCGCGCAATTGCTTACGAAGTTCAGTCACTTGAGACACGTTCAAACCGCGATAGTCCGCAACAACCGTCGTTACGCTGCCACGCAATTTCTCTGCGATTACTTGTACTTCTTGCTGTTTCGCTTCGATAACTTTTGCGTTTGCCACTCGATCCACCTCCTACAAGTTCTTATCTAACCGCATCCTGGACTATTATGTTCTGCCTACACGAGCATAAGAAAAGCCTCTGCAGTAATCTACAGAGGCATCACGAATGCAGCGGCGCCTGATCACGCATGTTCCCATGCGCCACCGCATCTTCTATTCGAACACCTCGGTAGGAGATTAAGCCTTACGGCACCTACTGTCTATGGTACGATTATTCATTTTCAACACACACGCGAATCTCACAACCTCATTAGAATACCACAGTCGGCCAACTTGTGTCAACCTTAACTATGGCACACGAAGAATGCGAGATGCTGCCGAACTTAGCGATAGTTCGCTGTGTTCACGCGTGCGGCAGGTCCCATCGTGGAAGATACCGCGATGTTCTTCATGTATACGCCTTTAGCCGCTGCCGGCTTCGCACGGTTCAACGCGTCGATGAGTGCTTTCAGGTTGTCATTCAACTGTTCAGCACTGAAGGACGCTTTCCCGATAGGCGCATGAATTTGTCCTGCTCTGTCCAGACGGTACTCGATTTTACCTGCTTTGATCTCTTGGATCGCTTTGGCAACGTCGAATGTAACCGTGCCGGCTTTCGGGTTAGGCATCAGGCCTTTACCACCGAGGATACGGCCCAATTTACCTACTTCGCTCATCATGTCCGGTGTTGCCACGCAGACATCGAAGTCGAACCAGCCTTGCTGGATTTTGTTGATCATGTCCTGATCGCCTACAAAATCAGCGCCAGCCGCTTCCGCTTCTTTCGCCTTTTCGCCTTTTGCAAAGACGAGAACGCGCTTCGTCTTACCTGTTCCGTGAGGAAGGACGACTACCCCACGCACGTTTTGGTCCTGTTTGCGCGGATCAACGCCCAAGCGCACAGCAACTTCGATTGTTTCGTCAAATTTAGCCGTAGCCGACTTTTTCACCAATTCAATGGCTTCCGCCGGCTCGTAAGTTGCATCTCTATCGATCAACTTCGCGGCTTCTTCATACTTCTTGCCACGTTTTGCCATGATTTTGTTCCTCCTTTGTGGTAATAGCGGTTGAACCTCCCACATCTGTCACGCAGACCCGATTAGTCTTCGATGACGATACCCATGCTGCGGGCTGTGCCTTCAACCATGCGCATAGCCGATTCTACGGATGCGGCATTCAGGTCTGGCATTTTTTGCTCAGCGATCTGGCGAACGGTGTCGCGCTTCACTGTAGCCACTTTCTTTTTGTTCGGCTCGCCGGAACCTTTCTCGATCTTGGAAGCCACTTTCAGCAATACTGCTGCTGGAGGCGTCTTCGTGATGAACGTAAAGGAGCGATCCTCGAATACTGTGATTTCAACAGGAATGATAAGGCCTGCTTGATCTGCAGTCTTCGCGTTGAATTCCTTACAGAACGCCATGATGTTCACGCCTGCTTGACCCAGTGCTGGACCGACCGGCGGCGCAGGATTCGCTTTCCCTGCAGGAATCTGCAATTTTACCACTTTGATGACTTTTTTTGCCATTGTCGTACACCTCCTTGCGCTAATATGTGAGTCCGGAGCAAGCTCCCCTCACATCAGAAAACCTGTCAAAGATGTATTAAATCTTCTCCACCTGATGGTAATCCAGTTCAAGCGGGGTTTCCCTTCCAAACATGTTAACATGGACCTTCAACTTTGCTTTATCGAGAAGGATCTCTTCGACCGTGCCGACAAAGTTAGCGAAAGGCCCTACCTTAATGCGTACCGATTCCTTCAATTCGAAATCGACCTTCGGCTTCGGCTCTTCCATTCCCATCTGCCGCAAAATCTGTTCAACCTCTTCCGGCATCAGAGGAATCGGCTTGGAGCCGGATCCTGTGGAACCGACAAATCCAGTGACACCCGGCGTATTGCGAACAACATACCAGGATTCATCCGTCTGGATCATCTCAACCATAACATAGCCAGGGTAAACTTTGCGCATGACGGTTTTTTTCTTGCCGTCTTTGTTCACCAATTCT
Proteins encoded in this region:
- the rpsL gene encoding 30S ribosomal protein S12; protein product: MPTINQLVRKGRKDKVTKSKSPALQRGYNALKREETDLSAPQKRGVCTRVGTMTPKKPNSALRKYARVRLTNRVEVTAYIGGIGHNLQEHSVVLVRGGRVKDLPGVRYHIVRGALDTAGVNNRMQARSKYGTKRPKAKKS
- the rpoC gene encoding DNA-directed RNA polymerase subunit beta'; protein product: MMDVNNFEYMKIGLASPDKIRSWSRGEVKKPETINYRTLKPEKEGLFCEKIFGPTKDWECHCGKYKRVRYKGVVCDRCGVEVTRQKVRRERMGHIELAAPVSHIWYFKGIPSRMGLALDMSPRSLEEIIYFASYVVTDPGDTPLEKKQLLSEKEYRSYREKYGHAFQAGMGAEAVKKLLQDLDVEKELTMLKEELRTAQGQRRNRAIKRLEVIEAFRNSGNAPEWMILDVLPVIPPELRPMVQLDGGRFATSDLNDLYRRVINRNNRLKRLLDLGAPDIIVQNEKRMLQEAVDALIDNGRRGRPVTGPGNRPLKSLSHMLKGKQGRFRQNLLGKRVDYSGRSVIVVGPYLKMYQCGLPKEMALELFKPFVMKELVNKGLAHNIKSAKRKVERVSPEVWDVLEEVIREHPVLLNRAPTLHRLGIQAFEPILVEGRAIRLHPLVCTAYNADFDGDQMAVHVPLSAEAQAEARLLMLASGNILNPKDGKPVVTPSQDMVLGSFYLTMDNKEAKGSGMIFASVNEAVSAYQRGTASLHARVVIPARALNKTSFTDKQQEALLVTTVGRIIFNEIFPSEFPYINEPTKRNLFEGTPDLYFIHEKGANIQEILQSIPQSGAVGKDYLGQIIARCFDVFHTTLTSVILDRIKQIGFTYSTRAGITIAVADVIVPQEKVEILKESEEKVKVITNQYRRGLITNDERYDRVIEIWSDTKDRITEILMKSMDRYNSIMLMVDSKARGNKSQITQLGGMRGLMANPSGRIIELPIKSNFREGLTVLEYFISTHGARKGLADTALRTADSGYLTRRLVDVAQDVIVREDDCGTDKGFLVSNISDGKEVIEGLYDRIEGRYSFETVRHPETGEVLVNRNELIDTDKAEAIVNAGVKKLMIRSVLSCRARHGVCKICYGRNLATGKHVEIGEAVGIIAAQSIGEPGTQLTMRTFHTGGVAGDDITQGLPRIQELFEARNPKGQAIISEIDGVVKEIREAKDRREVEVQGEAETKVYSVTYGSRIRVTEGMAIEAGDEITDGSIDPKEMLRIKGIRGVQNYILQEVQRVYRNQGVEINDKHVEVMIKQMLRKIRIVDAGDTTLLPGSYVDLHEYEAANKNAILSGKEPAVAKPVLLGITKASLETDSFLSAASFQETTRVLTDAAIKGKVDQLLGLKENVIIGKLIPAGTGMNRYRSVKLINPLMEEETEEALDTAGVGVAE
- the rpsG gene encoding 30S ribosomal protein S7; the encoded protein is MPRKGPVPKRDVLPDPVYNSKLVTRLINRIMIDGKRGVAQTILYDSFTLIQERTGKDPMEVFEAALKNIMPVLEVKARRVGGSNYQVPIEVKPERRTSLGLRWLVNYSRNRGEKTMQERLAAEIIDASNNTGAAVKKREDTHKMAEANKAYAHYRW
- a CDS encoding ribosomal L7Ae/L30e/S12e/Gadd45 family protein gives rise to the protein MSYDKGLQDEKIKIGTKQTLKVVEQGLAAEVYVAEDADARVTSKIIALCEKQGIKLTYVETMRELGKACGIEVGAAAVAVVNTDS